In Juglans microcarpa x Juglans regia isolate MS1-56 chromosome 4S, Jm3101_v1.0, whole genome shotgun sequence, a single window of DNA contains:
- the LOC121261958 gene encoding GATA transcription factor 16-like isoform X2: MDMMSENKKCCLDCKTTKTPLWRGGPAGPKSLCNACGIRYRKRRIAMVGLSVGSYRKRDRTHDHGTCAATATTATSAITVGNGGRDLSMSLKTKLMALGKDLLLQRSPSVMKKQRWQRRRKLKEEEQAAVSLMALSSGSVFA, encoded by the exons ATGGATATGATGAGCGAGAACAAGAAGTGCTGTCTCGATTGCAAGACTACAAAGACCCCATTGTGGAGAGGTGGGCCTGCTGGGCCCAAG tcattGTGTAACGCCTGTGGGATCAGATACAGGAAAAGGAGGATTGCTATGGTGGGTTTGAGCGTCGGATCATACAGGAAAAGAGACAGGACACATGATCATGGTACTTGTGCTGCCACCGCCACAACCGCGACGTCTGCTATAACTGTTGGTAATGGAGGCAGAGACCTGAGCATGTCCTTGAAAACAAAGTTAATGGCATTGGGTAAGGATTTGTTGTTGCAAAGGTCACCATCAGTGATGAAGAAACAGAGGTGGCAGAGGAGGAGGAAGCTGAAGGAGGAGGAACAAGCAGCTGTGTCTTTGATGGCCCTATCCAGTGGCTCTGTTTTTGCTTAA
- the LOC121261958 gene encoding GATA transcription factor 15-like isoform X1, with amino-acid sequence MGEMDRMEKESLSEDMDMMSENKKCCLDCKTTKTPLWRGGPAGPKSLCNACGIRYRKRRIAMVGLSVGSYRKRDRTHDHGTCAATATTATSAITVGNGGRDLSMSLKTKLMALGKDLLLQRSPSVMKKQRWQRRRKLKEEEQAAVSLMALSSGSVFA; translated from the exons TCGGATGGAAAAG GAATCATTATCTGAGGATATGGATATGATGAGCGAGAACAAGAAGTGCTGTCTCGATTGCAAGACTACAAAGACCCCATTGTGGAGAGGTGGGCCTGCTGGGCCCAAG tcattGTGTAACGCCTGTGGGATCAGATACAGGAAAAGGAGGATTGCTATGGTGGGTTTGAGCGTCGGATCATACAGGAAAAGAGACAGGACACATGATCATGGTACTTGTGCTGCCACCGCCACAACCGCGACGTCTGCTATAACTGTTGGTAATGGAGGCAGAGACCTGAGCATGTCCTTGAAAACAAAGTTAATGGCATTGGGTAAGGATTTGTTGTTGCAAAGGTCACCATCAGTGATGAAGAAACAGAGGTGGCAGAGGAGGAGGAAGCTGAAGGAGGAGGAACAAGCAGCTGTGTCTTTGATGGCCCTATCCAGTGGCTCTGTTTTTGCTTAA